The following coding sequences lie in one Lolium perenne isolate Kyuss_39 chromosome 2, Kyuss_2.0, whole genome shotgun sequence genomic window:
- the LOC127323382 gene encoding PI-PLC X domain-containing protein At5g67130: MAGTRRRGVMLLLIAIAFFAARPGPSSASALVGDRCAANSPPSSCGAGMRCATCSPLPGSGPAVCSRTTPIDPKTHGTGLPFNKYSWLTTHNSFAVAGTPSATGAPIVSPPNQGDSVTSQLNNGVRGLMLDTYDFKNDLWLCHSFAGKCYDFTAYVPASKVLKEIQAFLDSNPNEVITVFIEDYSAPGSLAKALAAAGLTKYVFPPAKMPANGADWPTLKDMVAQGHRLLVFTSKQGRESSDGAAYEWNYVVETKYGSDGLAVGTCGNRGESKPMDSKAQSLLLLNFFTTNPSQSWACVNNSAPLIDKLKSCYDAFGKRWPNFIAVDFYMRSSGGGAPLATDVANGRLQCGCDSIAYCKANAPFGTCTMSSSSPPSLSPSPSSSPAPGSGSSSSSPSLAPVSRTAPPPSSTTSPLSSPSWSWSPAPAPARTRSRPRSWASSATMSLFSLLPSAWELSPPMSSSMSPSLAPSSWSYGTSAPSPSLAPSWWSYGASALSPSSSSSSSSSPQSSTSINTMSVQEEGIAQTQEPSPKSTTDQGTAQAPSPESTSAATGVPQRTLPKSIAEAPTPEAEDSTGAAIRPGTPRLSSLFGTAALVLISLC; encoded by the exons ATGGCCGGGACTCGCCGCCGCGGCGTCATGCTTCTGCTCATCGCCATCGCCTTCTtcgcggccaggccagggccgtCCTCGGCGTCGGCGCTGGTGGGCGACAGGTGCGCCGCCaactcgccgccgtcgtcgtgcgGCGCCGGGATGCGGTGCGCCACATGCTCGCCGCTGCCCGGGTCGGGCCCCGCCGTGTGCTCCCGGACCACGCCCATCGACCCCAAGACCCAc GGAACAGGGCTTCCATTCAACAAGTACTCGTGGCTCACCACCCACAACTCCTTCGCCGTCGCCGGCACGCCCTCCGCCACCGGCGCGCCCATCGTCTCGCCGCCCAACCAGGGTGACTCCGTCACCTCCCAGCTCAACAATGGCGTCAGGGGCCTAATGCTCGACACCTACGACTTCAAGAACGACCTCTGGCTCTGCCACTCCTTCGCCGGCAAATGCTACGACTTCACCGCATAC GTCCCTGCGTCCAAGGTGCTCAAGGAGATCCAGGCCTTCCTAGACTCCAACCCCAACGAGGTCATCACCGTCTTCATCGAGGACTACTCCGCCCCGGGCTCCCTCGCCAAGGCGCTCGCCGCCGCCGGCCTCACCAAGTACGTCTTCCCGCCGGCCAAGATGCCCGCCAACGGCGCCGACTGGCCAACGCTCAAGGACATGGTCGCCCAGGGCCACCGCCTCCTCGTCTTCACCTCCAAGCAGGGCCGGGAGAGCTCCGACGGCGCCGCCTACGAGTGGAACTACGTTGTCGAAACCAAAT ACGGAAGCGACGGGCTGGCAGTGGGCACGTGCGGGAACCGGGGGGAGTCCAAGCCCATGGACTCCAAGGCGCAGTCGCTTCTGCTGCTCAACTTCTTCACCACCAACCCGAGCCAGAGCTGGGCCTGCGTCAACAACTCCGCCCCGCTCATCGACAAGCTCAAGTCCTGCTACGACGCCTTCGGCAAGCGATGGCCCAACTTCATCGCCGTCGACTTCTACATG aggagcagcggcggcggcgctcccCTGGCGACCGACGTGGCCAACGGCCGTCTCCAGTGCGGCTGTGACAGCATTGCATACTGCAAG GCAAACGCCCCGTTTGGAACATGCACAATGTCATCTTCTTCGCCTCCGTCCTTGTCGCCATCGCCGTCGTCCTCTCCGGCTCCGGGCTCGGGCTCTTCCTCGTCATCTCCATCTTTAGCTCCCGTGTCGCGTACGGCTCCGCCACCatcttcaacaacatcaccaTTGTCATCGCCATCCTGGTCGTGGTCGCCGGCTCCAGCTCCGGCTAGGACACGTTCTCGGCCGCGGTCGTGGGCGTCATCGGCGACAATGTCTTTATTTTCTCTGTTACCTTCCGCTTGGGAACTTTCTCCACCTATGTCTTCCTCCATGTCACCATCCTTGGCTCCGTCATCATGGTCCTATGGGACTTCGGCTCCGTCACCGTCCTTGGCTCCGTCTTGGTGGTCTTATGGAGCATCCGCtctatctccatcatcatcatcatcgtcttcttcATCCCCACAGTCATCGACATCAATCAACACAATGTCAGTGCAAGAGGAAGGGATAGCACAAACACAAGAACCATCTCCAAAGAGCACAACCGATCAAGGGACAGCACAAGCACCCTCTCCGGAGAGCACTTCCGCCGCAACGGGGGTGCCACAAAGAACGCTTCCAAAGAGTATCGCGGAGGCTCCAACACCGGAAGCGGAGGATAGCACCGGCGCAGCGATTCGGCCTGGGACCCCTCGTCTTAGCTCCCTCTTCGGAACCGCCGCACTTGTCCTCATCTCTCTGTGCTAA
- the LOC127323388 gene encoding uncharacterized protein: MGNMTRSDSPVSRRVVLSFLDFLNSVELAPGADPEALEVAKDCLESIFSVNSSSTREGVQPGLLLELFTSLQAHEQDRSRPDPVSQPVPNRPACSASTSSMQDDSNKCTTSNSEDQAEDTFDLDHLGDELFVKFYAALDEINFFKTSSAGTEDPGQLSKASQFFDDALLEVRNSGRKTASLVDLAEFFKSKGNDFMRSKQHLKAVELYTGAIALSKKNAIYYCNRAAAYTLLNMCNEAVKDCLKSIEIDPKYSKAYSRLGSAFFAMGNYHDALYEGYLKASELEPNNENVRQNIEATKKKLAEQRAPPGQGQESQSWFGGQGSDGLPFTVFPPGISPPPEFLANIMNHGSVPGQQPPQHSVNINLNDFFGHANVNGNRQGPTTGNPGNHTPPSPFPANAAVPPAFSFMGSGSTEANPAHQASGEYSGPGAQTDAGVYVNLAGQEQAAEALRAVMQMFGPHMGPNEGAPPRGPGST; the protein is encoded by the exons ATGGGAAACATGACCCGGTCGGACTCCCCCGTCTCCCGCCGTGTcgtcctctccttcctcgacttcctcaactccg TCGAGTTAGCTCCTGGGGCTGATCCTGAAGCTCTTGAAGTTGCCAAGGATTGCCTGGAGTCCATATTTAGTGTCAACTCATCGTCAACTCGCGAGGGGGTGCAGCCAGGACTGTTACTTGAACTCTTTACTTCTCTGCAAGCTCATGAACAAGATAGGTCAAGACCAGATCCAGTGTCACAGCCAGTGCCAAACAGACCAGCATGCAGTGCAAGTACTTCCAGTATGCAAGATGACTCAAATAAATGTACAACATCAAAT AGTGAAGACCAAGCTGAAGACACCTTTGACCTAG ATCATTTAGGAGATGAGCTGTTTGTGAAATTCTATGCCGCGCTTGATGAAATTAATTTCTTCAAGACATCATCCGCTGGTACTGAGGATCCTGGTCAACTTTCAAAAGCATCACAATTCTTCGATGATGCATTACTG GAGGTGCGCAACTCGGGAAGAAAAACAGCAAGCTTAGTAGACCTGGCGGAGTTCTTTAAATCGAAAG GAAACGACTTCATGAGGTCAAAACAACACCTAAAAGCTGTAGAGCTGTACACGGGTGCCATTGCATTGAGCAAGAAAAATGCCATTTACTATTGTAACAG GGCTGCTGCATATACCCTTCTTAATATGTGCAATGAAGCTGTTAAGGACTGCTTGAAGTCAATAGAAATTGATCCAAAATACAGCAAAGCATATAGCCGACTTGGATCTGCTTTCTTTGCCATGGGGAATTATCATGATGCTTTATATGAGGGATACTTGAAAG CCTCTGAGCTGGAGCCTAATAATGAAAATGTTCGACAGAATATTGAG GCTACGAAAAAGAAGTTGGCTGAACAGCGAGCTCCACCAGGACAG GGTCAAGAATCGCAATCATGGTTTGGTGGCCAGGGGAGCGACGGTCTTCCTTTCACAGTATTCCCTCCTGGAATTTCCCCCCCTCCTGAATTCCTGGCCAATATCATGAATCACGGGTCTGTTCCTGGTCAACAGCCACCTCAGCATTCTGTAAATATAAATCTGAATGACTTCTTTGGTCATGCAAATGTCAATGGGAATCGCCAAGGACCAACGACTGGGAATCCAGGCAACCATACTCCACCATCTCCTTTCCCAGCCAATGCAGCAGTCCCTCCTGCTTTCTCATTCATGGGCTCAGGTAGTACGGAAGCAAACCCCGCGCATCAGGCTTCAGGTGAATACAGTGGACCAGGCGCCCAGACGGATGCGGGGGTCTACGTAAATCTGGCAGGACAGGAGCAGGCTGCTGAGGCTCTGAGAGCTGTGATGCAGATGTTTGGACCGCATATGGGCCCAAACGAAGGCGCACCACCGAGAG GACCAGGTTCAACCTGA